The sequence below is a genomic window from Methanothermobacter tenebrarum.
TTCTTATAACAACACATTATATGGATGAAGCAAGACATTGTGACCGCATAGGGTTTATGAGGGCTGGAAAGTTAATAGCAGAGGATAAACCACAACAAATGCTCATAAAAACTGGTACAGAGTCGCTTGAAGACGCGTTCCTAAAAATTGGGGTGGGGCCATGAATCTCCGAAGAATATTAGCCGTGACTAAAAGGGTTTTCAGAGACATTAAAAATGATAAAAGAACCATCGGATTAATGCTCATAGCCCCAATCTTTGCAATGTTCGTTTTTGGATTGGCCTTCAGTGGAAATGTTGAAGATATTCATGTTATAGTAGTCAACCATGACCAAGGATTCCAGACACCAAACGGTGAAAACATCTCTTTTTCAGATAAAATTTTATCAAATCTTAATAATGAAACTTTGGACATTGAGTACATGGACGACGAAGACAAAGCCATCAGAAAAATCGAAGATGGAAATGTGTATGCAGTTATAATTTTCCCTGAAAACTTCACCAGAAACGCTTACCTAGGAGTTGAAAAATTTAGTCCATCATTTATGCGCAATTCTACAGTCGATTCACTACCCCAAGCCCAGATCATGATAAAAGATGATGAAAGCATTACAACCATTAAAAATTCTATAATAGGAGCTGTCCAGGAAGCAATAACCGAGACAATGAAAGATGAGGGTATAAAATTCCCAGTTAAAGTTACTCAAGATGCAATCTATGCTAAAGACGCGGATTTTATAGATTCCTTCGTCCCGGGGATCATGGCCTTCGTTGTTTTCCTATTAGCAACACTCCTCACGCTACTTGCATTTGTCGGTGAGAGAATTTCAGGCACACTAGATAGGCTCATGGCAACACCACTCCAAGAAAGCGAGATAGTATTAGGCTACGCTTTAGCATTTGGGACAATAGGGATGATACAAGCGGCATTTCTCCTTACAGTGGCTGTGCTAGTCTTCAACATTATGATCCTTGGAAACGTTCTTTTAGCATTCTTTGTAGTGGCGCTCTTGGCGGTGGTCTCCCAAGCACTAGGCATATTGTTATCAAGCCTTGCGAAGAGAGAAGGACAAGTAATCCAATTCATACCCTTCATAATACTCCCCGCTTTCCTGCTTTCAGGCGTTTTCTGGCCCATAGAAGCAATCCCAAGGTGGTTAAGGCCATTTTCATATATGGTCCCTCCGACTTATGCAGTGGATGCTTGCCGTGCAATTATGCTCAAAGGATGGGGAGTCTCTAAGATCTGGCCTAATATCATCGCCCTTGTAATTTTTGCCATCTTTTTCCTTATGGTTGCGGTTTGGTCCTTGAAAAAGGGGAAAGATTGAAAATTTGATAAAATCTCCCCAATTCTCTTTGAAGGGAATCGGAATTTATCATTTTTGGTGTGGTTTAGCCTTTGATCCCGAATAGGAATCTGAATCCTTTGATTCTTCTAACCAGTTCGATTGTGGCTATGGTAGATATGAAACTAAGGCAAATGATTAGGATTATTTGTAGTGGTTGGTTGGGTGTCCAGTTTATAATGTAATAGGCGAACATGTTGATCCAGGGTAAATGGAAGATGTAAATGGGGAATGACACCGCCGAAAGGTAGAGTGTTTTTGAGGTTTTAAATTCTAGGTAATGTTTACCCATTCCCATCACACCAAGGACTCCCAGCCACATTATAGAATTTTCAAATATTTTCATTATAAATGCGCCTATGAATGATTGAAAAGTGGATTGGCTGCTATTATTTACCGTGGAACCTATATTAGGTACACTTATCAAGAGATAGAAGATGTTTATAGCTAGAAATGAGATGAAAAGTGGCCATCTTTTATCTTCCAATTTCTGCTGGACTCCTTCATCAGATAATAAAAAGTAACCGAAAATAAAAACTAGAAAGAATTGTAATATGCTTTTTTCAGGGTATAAATTCAAGAAA
It includes:
- a CDS encoding ABC transporter permease, with translation MNLRRILAVTKRVFRDIKNDKRTIGLMLIAPIFAMFVFGLAFSGNVEDIHVIVVNHDQGFQTPNGENISFSDKILSNLNNETLDIEYMDDEDKAIRKIEDGNVYAVIIFPENFTRNAYLGVEKFSPSFMRNSTVDSLPQAQIMIKDDESITTIKNSIIGAVQEAITETMKDEGIKFPVKVTQDAIYAKDADFIDSFVPGIMAFVVFLLATLLTLLAFVGERISGTLDRLMATPLQESEIVLGYALAFGTIGMIQAAFLLTVAVLVFNIMILGNVLLAFFVVALLAVVSQALGILLSSLAKREGQVIQFIPFIILPAFLLSGVFWPIEAIPRWLRPFSYMVPPTYAVDACRAIMLKGWGVSKIWPNIIALVIFAIFFLMVAVWSLKKGKD